In one window of Candidatus Neomarinimicrobiota bacterium DNA:
- a CDS encoding YncE family protein, whose amino-acid sequence MPIPGMLADGRILLPNGWILESAGEHVPVGDLPLSMDVTPDERYAAITGSGYRQDVCIVDLQNRQVVDTLGQERTWLGVRFYGQGTRLAVSGGYSNAVYLYDFRNGVSTLL is encoded by the coding sequence ATGCCGATTCCTGGTATGTTGGCGGATGGGCGCATCCTTCTGCCCAACGGCTGGATCCTTGAATCCGCTGGCGAACATGTACCCGTTGGGGACCTGCCCCTCAGTATGGATGTTACTCCCGATGAACGCTATGCCGCGATCACCGGCAGTGGCTACCGCCAGGATGTATGCATTGTTGACCTACAAAACCGGCAGGTCGTGGATACTCTTGGTCAGGAGCGGACGTGGCTTGGGGTCCGCTTCTACGGGCAGGGAACCAGACTTGCTGTATCCGGTGGCTATTCCAATGCCGTTTATCTCTATGATTTCCGGAATGGAGTCTCAACGCTGCTGGA